A part of Halictus rubicundus isolate RS-2024b chromosome 4, iyHalRubi1_principal, whole genome shotgun sequence genomic DNA contains:
- the LOC143353328 gene encoding uncharacterized protein LOC143353328 isoform X3: MSNSLDSFLTRIGDVTIERVTPRSGPKSNEPVTSNETSANTTMNNVEPQTGNDESSEESSGETSDGEQEKKNDIIQSEEIEEIRSEGSGDDMDLDETIDSQIGVRMESERLHHSQPEEDDEEPVNILDTLPLEGAPIEGQEVSEADLLGKPISKDTDDEDSMDHDDDKHESHSMDDENTENNKRHAESELSDTAKKKQRKDDGSEGATSECESKAEKKLANMRRNIREVMDETQLDEATLSAQRQEMERLRRVQEQQRIIREVQKQIAINRQNNKTQTRAISLLQGKQNHAGTTISQSSSFSPTPVRLPNTVLLKVNSGSGTVSQTTSGMQANQMQRRTVEGSRWQKGRGVYQGAQTSISRVPSRPTGPNMLQQRIRMMTPSVSISPVVPKKEPMDRPEYYSDSELSDIEAEETLREKQMHITKKLSIGPKSQKAAKGKDVVTISSSSDSSDDDCIVLSDPSGEEETDNEDDPSNSGMHTNDRYNIPDEHGRVLINVGHPETEPDVFLAPQVARIIKPHQIGGIRFLYDNIVESIERYKTSSGFGCILAHSMGLGKTLQVASFCDIFFRCTTAKTVLCIMPINTLQNWLAEFNMWLPYDDLNTPEKSPKALNVKSEPGVELKQEVKDECGNQSDISNISRPISTESAHRFGQENPPQPLNIMPENPYTHPGYETHNMMPSYMQDSMLNKNMSDPQVHVNENYQADISQSTMFNTNPNPMSNFESMKSEVNCHTMQQRPSMPDTKFGVDSQSSGNMYPGLENRPQPPPMYSNMENRNPGTLYPGPENHHPGPMYPNYDNSTNTFPNYARPTQEPDQDSRKECFKNAMPPMSTEVNVKKEPEEIVKKEEGTCTTKEEIMNEEKKEVEKVKTPDSVDSPIGMKLRPRHFRLHILNDSHKTMTARAKVIQEWQVGGGVLLIGYELYRQLSLKKPNKAKRKRGQPFKDTVDVEEEDKNKGLLNEMHAALVNPGPDLVICDEGHRIKNSHASISMALKQMRTKRRIVLTGYPLQNNLLEYWCMVDFVRPNYLGTKSEFCNMFERPIQNGQCIDSTPQDIRLMRYRAHVLHALLEGFVQRRSHSVLQVSLPRKEEYILLVRMTPHQRKLYDTFMNQVVKTRAVPNPLKAFAVCCKIWNHPDILYHFLRKRQTNEEDDLDLEETIGEKPAAGGGKRSKARQPKGESKKGKKTSTTIKNKPAASVQPNASSSSNTDNVESDNTHSASKQNNYSNYSMPMNNNSGYQNSVPQNSYPHGYQNYRSNDQNSYYKNDNNHGEYNEFYNNQGSQRYGNQPFQTYSQTPGYNASQNYPNQSQNYVPNNEQSGNNHSQRYPTAPSNSEFRPDQNQGNNYEVPGMFSRPSYPYQDHGRNYTSNLNQGSSNYPQVPNQPSFQSQMPNQSTNMSMPDYSPYTPNQGQNYNSTPGQSNNMYTRGESQPLQNSTMGYGANQQNQNATSQTPTAGYLPNQQGQGATPGQNRGFSPNQQNQNLNLQNSSHNYTGPQPQNIPLPNQSHNYPTQVSTNSSSQSSLPFNQQTPNPMAPNQPNPYMTNSSNQGPIPQNQMRGYSATAQNQISVPPNSSSYPTGQPPSNAPTQTHGYPQDQQGPVSNPQNTMHGYSHLVSSSGSQTQSSYPPNTQNPTGPPPGPNHAYGSTHQGSAPMPQTPTHRYGTTQQGQIPQPQNQPLSYPQNQQTPAPSLNQNDQLYSRPDSQQQSQNYAPASSTAHEFPSDRQGGNSSSSSTNNYSVNPPQSQNPVLSNYSADGAHQNQVGQMKGSEDPYWQRNYSQPFRSEQCNDPYYRDVNPNVNRYQNNYFPPQNYQNQFNEYGNNHNSDVNSRTDNSKPPQSANHIQNSGTCDKNSKEMTTSIGVQSQPIHQSSVSTSSSYSSESSCQTTVSRSVQSIGSSHSPRLNQTDLIKEDDREKEDLMDKDKEDKSDDEILTKDEEKDCKSSPGGKEDPGIPYDWATELMKGYVPGLIDASAKMTIFFCILEEAIKLGDRVLAFSQSLFTLDLIEDFLARNSLKYPDGQTDAWIKNVNYYRLDGSTSALEREKLINEFNNNPKIHLFLVSTRAGSLGINLVGANRAIVFDASWNPCHDTQAVCRVYRYGQQKPCFVYRLVTDNCLERKIYDRQISKQGMADRVVDQCNPDAHLSLKEATTLSWDWEEDSQVQDFSQTKDSYTDEVMHRVLERHSSLLTKQPFHHESLLVDRKDKKLSQAEKRLARRGYELEKMAANCSRPSYNYVPGNTATRAGGLQIRAIRGGDSSTTSKPVASVRPMQQRGAEGLSTRGVTGSRWIPAEVWQRQGMSAQEMTLPLDVVIPTNSPDKGSIVLKAGQRVMVLKSPKGIYMQLESGKIIAIRTALKLNQQKREEEPKKGISSMGQRNSSKPEVGFPLRNNSAISIIPKSSSSNQPTGRSITKPGSGPNYRPFADKEVSKRPKPVATATAKPYLSQVNLTNQVSLSRLPKVKQEPVDHSTLGENSNSSDGQVRTEQRVEEVRLEDVVAEVSSNTEYSPSNHNRVSNTDIDTSLQKSSEENSQVYSSESVMAQGVQTQHDQTETELTSTLNKQCSPSIEKQVSKANDRLTNYGHAFPNQQDNRDSSNDEIIIEDSPQVPPQIQTQVHSQIPSQMPPQITQQVPPQITPQVSQVTSQVQPQISPQVPPQVPPQVQLQIPPQVPSQISPQVQPQIPPQGPPQVPSQVSPQVSSQIPSQVPPQVPSQVSSQMSSQVGTQATSSTPLTPLLTQQPAPSTMQAPPTSLLRGTEVPKGISDSTIGSSATSVCTGTNTMTSPKMPESNIRETTPMQGEPNVPQGYPYAQYPRYYDYSDPRSRSLSSPYGTYFPGVPPHTANPRLPMDTAKTQSDLGKPMEDRAMINVPPTYSQVPNTTAKTIANTTESKGAESVVTTTATTTTTTTNRDDTHIPTAFSHPTSSRYPGPYPPGPYDPYTQHYPPAPGSSAAYPPSGAPGYPAYGGPTYNTDYARMYSAFHGPPPPADPYIHRGYAPPSSHPPNYYPPFPHPPPPYPNYSFLSPYPNPNMSSEPQPPAQ, from the exons ATGTCTAATAGTTTGGACAGTTTTTTAACACGTATTGGGGACGTCACTATTGAACGCGTGACTCCTCGTTCAGGTCCTAAGTCTAATGAACCAGTAACTTCGAATGAAACTTCAGCAAATACAACCATGAATAATGTAGAGCCTCAAACAGGAAACGATGAAAGTTCAGAAGAATCTAGTGGCGAAACATCAGACGGAgaacaagaaaagaaaaatgatatAATACAGTCAGAGGAAATAGAAGAAATACGTTCAGAGGGTTCCGGAGACGATATGGATTTAGACGAAACAATTGACTCTCAAATTGGGGTAAGGATGGAGTCGGAACGATTGCATCATTCTCAACCTGAAGAGGATGACGAGGAACCAGTTAACATATTGGATACTTTACCATTGGAAG GTGCACCAATAGAAGGTCAAGAAGTATCTGAAGCTGATTTACTTGGAAAGCCAATTTCTAAGGACACGGATGACGAAGACAGTATGGATCATGACGATGACAAACATGAAAGTCATTCAATGGATGATGAAAATACTGAAAATAATAAGAGGCACGCCGAGTCTGAGCTTTCCGATACAGCCAAgaagaaacaaagaaaagaTGATGGAAGTGAAGGAGCTACATCGGAATGTGAATCAAAGGCAGAAAAGAAATTAGCAAATATGAGACGAAACATTCGAGAAGTTATGGATGAGACACAGCTTGACGAAGCCACTTTGTCAGCTCAAAGACAAGAAATGGAACGTCTTCGAAGGGTACAGGAACAACAGAGGATTATTCGTGAAGTTCAAAAGCAAATAGCAATAAATAGACAAAACAATAAAACACAGACAAGAGCAATAAGCCTGTTACAAGGAAAGCAAAATCATGCGGGAACTACCATTTCACAATCATCTTCATTCTCACCTACACCAGTTCGTTTACCAAATACAGTACTTCTCAAAGTAAATTCTGGATCTGGGACTGTATCTCAAACCACGTCTGGTATGCAAGCTAACCAAATGCAAAGAAGAACAGTAGAAGGTTCTCGTTGGCAAAAAGGAAGAGGTGTTTATCAAGGGGCACAGACGTCAATTTCCAGGGTTCCAAGTCGTCCCACTGGTCCCAATATGTTGCAACAAAGAATTCGTATGATGACACCTTCAGTGAGCATATCACCTGTGGTTCCTAAGAAGGAACCTATGGATAGACCCGAGTATTATTCAGATTCTGAATTATCAGATATAGAAGCTGAAGAAACATTACGCGAGAAGCAGATGCATATAACTAAAAAATTATCTATTGGGCCAAAATCTCAAAAAGCAGCTAAAGGAAAAGACGTGGTTACGATATCTAGTTCTAGTGACAGTTCGGACGATGACTGTATAGTTTTAAGTGATCCGAGCGGGGAAGAAGAAACAGACAACGAAGATGATCCATCCAATTCTGGCATGCATACCAATGATAGATACAACATTCCGGATGAGCATGGTAGAGTTTTAATTAACGTGGGTCATCCTGAAACTGAGCCCGATGTATTTTTAGCACCACAAGTTGCACGTATCATTAAACCTCACCAAATTGGTGGTATTCGTTTTCTGTATGACAATATCGTTGAAAGCATTGAAAGGTACAAAACGAGTTCTGGCTTTGGTTGTATTTTAGCTCACAGTATGGGTTTAGGAAAAACTCTTCAAGTTGCTAgcttttgtgatattttttttcGATGTACCACAGCCAAAACAGTTCTTTGTATCATGCCTATTAATACATTGCAAAACTGGCTTGCAGAGTTTAACATGTGGCTACCATACGATGACCTTAACACACCAGAAAAGAGTCCTAAAGCATTGAACGTCAAGTCCGAGCCTGGTGTAGAGCTTAAACAAGAAGTTAAGGATGAATGTGGAAATCAGAGTGATATATCAAATATATCAAGGCCTATTAGTACGGAATCAGCACATCGTTTTGGACAAGAAAACCCACCACAACCTCTGAACATTATGCCAGAAAATCCGTATACTCATCCAGGATATGAAACCCATAATATGATGCCTAgctacatgcaagacagtatgttaaataaaaatatgtcgGATCCACAAGTACACGTCAACGAGAATTATCAAGCAGACATTTCACAAAGTACAATGTTCAATACAAACCCTAATCCAATGTCTAACTTTGAATCGATGAAATCAGAAGTAAATTGTCATACCATGCAACAAAGACCAAGTATGCCGGACACGAAGTTTGGAGTAGATAGTCAGAGCTCTGGTAATATGTATCCTGGTTTGGAAAATCGGCCACAACCTCCTCCTATGTACTCTAACATGGAAAATCGAAATCCTGGTACTTTGTATCCTGGACCAGAAAACCATCACCCTGGACCAATGTACCCAAATTATGATAATTCTACCAACACTTTTCCTAATTATGCAAGGCCGACTCAAGAACCGGATCAGGATTCAAGAAAGGAATGCTTCAAGAATGCTATGCCCCCAATGAGTACAGAAGTTAATGTAAAGAAAGAACCAGAAGAAATAGTGAAAAAGGAAGAAGGTACTTGTACAACAAAAGAGGAAATAATGaatgaagagaaaaaagaggtAGAGAAAGTTAAAACTCCGGATTCGGTGGACTCTCCTATTGGAATGAAATTAAGACCAAGACATTTTCGACTGCATATTCTAAACGATTCTCATAAAACAATGACAGCAAGGGCCAAAGTAATTCAAGAGTGGCAAGTAGGAGGTGGTGTTTTATTAATTGGCTATGAGCTATACAGACAGTTATCTTTAAAAAAGCCGAATAAAGCGAAGAGAAAACGTGGACAACCTTTTAAAGATACTGTTGACGTTGAAGAAGAAGATAAGAATAAAGGATTATTAAACGAGATGCATGCAGCTCTGGTTAATCCTGGACCTGATTTAGTTATATGCGATGAGGGTCATAGAATAAAAAATTCTCATGCAAGTATTAGTATGGCTTTGAAACAAATGCGCACGAAACGTAGGATTGTACTGACTGGTTATCCATTGCAAAACAATCTCTTGGAATATTGGTGCATGGTGGACTTTGTAAGACCCAATTACTTAGGAACCAAGAGTGAGTTTTGCAACATGTTTGAAAGGCCCATACAGAACGGACAGTGTATCGATTCAACCCCGCAGGACATACGGCTGATGAGATATCGTGCACACGTGTTGCATGCTTTATTAGAAGGTTTTGTACAACGAAGATCGCATTCTGTACTACAAGTTTCATTGCCGCGTAAAGAGGAATATATTCTTCTCGTTCGGATGACGCCACATCAACGAAAATTATATGATACGTTCATGAATCAAGTGGTTAAAACTCGGGCTGTTCCTAATCCATTGAAAGCGTTCGCTGTATGCTGCAAAATTTGGAATCATCCCGatattttgtatcattttcTACGTAAGCGACAAACTAACGAAGAAGATGATCTAGATTTGGAAGAAACGATTGGTGAAAAACCCGCTGCTGGTGGAGGAAAACGTTCGAAAGCTCGTCAGCCAAAAGGAGAATCGAAAAAGGGAAAGAAAACAAGCACGACTATAAAAAATAAACCTGCAGCTAGCGTGCAGCCTAATGCTTCGTCATCATCAAACACTGACAACGTGGAATCTGATAATACTCATTCTGCTTCGAAACAAAACAATTACTCCAATTATTCTATGCCAATGAATAATAACTCGGGATATCAGAATTCAGTACCGCAAAACTCTTATCCCCATGGCTATCAAAATTATAGATCGAATGATCAAAATTCATATTACAAAAATGATAATAACCATGGAGAATACAATGAATTTTACAATAATCAAGGATCACAAAGATATGGAAATCAACCGTTCCAAACGTATTCCCAAACTCCAGGATACAATGCTTCTCAGAACTATCCAAATCAGTCCCAAAATTATGTACCAAATAATGAGCAATCTGGAAACAATCATTCACAGAGATACCCAACTGCACCTTCTAATTCGGAATTTCGTCCAGATCAGAATCAGGGAAATAATTATGAGGTACCTGGAATGTTTTCACGTCCGTCTTATCCTTATCAAGATCATGGACGTAATTATACATCAAACTTAAATCAAGGATCAAGTAATTATCCTCAGGTTCCAAATCAGCCTTCTTTTCAATCTCAAATGCCAAATCAATCTACGAATATGTCAATGCCTGATTATTCTCCATATACACCGAATCAGGGCCAAAATTATAATTCTACACCGGGTCAATCAAATAATATGTACACCCGCGGTGAAAGCCAACCACTGCAAAATTCCACAATGGGATACGGCGCGAATCAACAAAATCAAAATGCTACTTCTCAAACTCCAACAGCTGGATATCTTCCAAACCAACAAGGGCAGGGAGCAACACCCGGCCAAAATCGTGGCTTCTCGCCTAATCAACAAAATCAGAATCTCAATTTACAAAATTCCTCTCATAATTATACTGGTCCACAGCCTCAAAATATACCACTACCTAATCAATCTCACAATTATCCTACTCAAGTTAGTACCAATTCTTCGTCACAGTCATCGCTTCCATTTAATCAGCAAACACCAAATCCAATGGCACCAAATCAGCCTAACCCTTACATGACGAACTCGTCGAATCAAGGTCCAATTCCACAGAATCAAATGCGTGGATACTCTGCAACAGCTCAGAATCAAATAAGCGTACCACCAAATTCATCGTCGTATCCTACAGGACAACCACCTTCGAATGCTCCTACCCAAACGCATGGATACCCTCAAGACCAACAGGGTCCAGTTTCGAATCCACAAAATACAATGCACGGTTATTCACATCTCGTATCTTCGTCAGGATCACAAACCCAGTCTTCGTATCCACCTAATACACAAAACCCAACAGGACCTCCTCCAGGTCCAAATCATGCATATGGATCTACTCATCAAGGTTCAGCACCAATGCCACAAACTCCAACTCATAGATATGGGACTACTCAGCAGGGACAAATCCCACAGCCTCAGAATCAGCCCCTTTCATATCCTCAAAATCAACAAACACCGGCACCTTCGTTAAATCAAAACGATCAACTTTACTCTAGGCCGGATAGCCAACAACAAAGTCAAAATTATGCACCAGCATCTAGTACAGCACACGAGTTTCCATCCGATCGGCAAGGAGGAAATTCGTCGTCTAGTTCAACGAATAATTATTCAGTAAATCCACCTCAGTCACAGAATCCTGTTTTGTCAAATTATTCTGCAGACGGTGCCCATCAGAATCAAGTAGGCCAAATGAAGGGATCGGAAGATCCTTATTGGCAAAGAAATTATTCTCAACCATTTAGATCTGAACAGTGTAATGATCCGTATTACCGAGATGTAAATCCAAATGTGAACAGATATCAGAATAATTACTTTCCACCTCAAAATTATCAAAATCAATTTAACGAGTATGGTAATAATCATAATTCGGATGTGAATTCACGTACAGATAATTCAAAACCTCCACAGTCTGCGAACCATATTCAAAATTCAGGCACTTGTGACAAAAATAGCAAAGAAATGACGACGAGTATTGGTGTACAGAGCCAGCCAATACATCAAAGTAGCGTGTCTACAAGTTCAAGCTATAGCTCTGAATCGAGTTGTCAGACTACGGTCTCTAGATCTGTGCAAAGTATTGGTTCGTCTCATAGTCCACGACTGAATCAAACTGATTTGATAAAGGAAGATGATAGAGAAAAAGAAGATCTGATGGACAAAGATAAAGAGGATAAATCGGATGATGAAATTCTTACAAAAGACGAAGAAAAGGATTGTAAGAGTTCTCCAGGAGGGAAAGAAGATCCCGGAATACCATACGATTGG GCAACAGAATTAATGAAGGGCTACGTACCGGGATTGATTGACGCGTCTGCAAAAATGACAATTTTCTTCTGTATTTTAGAAGAAGCAATTAAGCTCGGCGATCGTGTTCTAGCGTTCTCTCAGTCTCTATTTACATTGGATCTCATAGAAGATTTTTTAGCTCGAAATAGTTTAAAGTATCCAGATGGACAGACAGATGCTTGGATCAAGAATGTGAACTATTATAGATTAGACGGAAGTACCAGCGCTTTAGAAAGGGAGAAGCTTATCAATGAATTTAACAACAATCCAAAAATACATCTTTTTCTCGTTTCGACGCGTGCTGGTTCGCTAGGTATTAATCTCGTTGGTGCGAATCGTGCGATTGTTTTCGATGCTTCTTGGAATCCCTGTCACGACACCCAAGCTGTGTGCAGAGTTTACAGATACGGTCAACAGAAACCTTGCTTCGTTTACCGTTTAGTTACTGACAATTgtttagaaaggaaaatatatgaCAGGCAAATTAGTAAACAGGGGATGGCGGACAGAGTTGTTGACCAATGTAATCCGGACGCCCATCTTTCACTGAAAGAAGCAACTACATTGTCTTGGGATTGGGAAGAGGATAGTCAAGTACAAGATTTTTCGCAGACTAAGGATAGTTATACCGACGAAGTGATGCATCGTGTATTGGAACGGCACTCTTCTTTGCTGACGAAGCAGCCGTTCCATCATGAAAGCCTTCTCGTAGATCGGAAGGACAAAAAGCTTAGTCAAGCCGAGAAACGATTAGCGCGTCGAGGATACGAACTCGAAAAAATGGCTGCCAATTGTTCAAGACCTAGTTATAATTATGTGCCCGGAAATACTGCAACACGCG CAGGAGGATTACAAATTAGAGCAATTCGAGGTGGTGATAGCAGCACAACATCCAAACCGGTCGCATCCGTTAGACCCATGCAACAACGCGGTGCTGAGGGCTTAAGTACCCGTGGTGTGACTGGAAGTCGATGGATACCGGCAGAAGTATGGCAGAGACAAGGGATGAGTGCGCAAGAAATGACTTTACCATTGGATGTTGTTATTCCTACCAATTCACCTGACAAAGGAAGCATTGTTTTGAAAGCTGGTCAGCGAGTAATGGTTCTGAAGAGTCCTAAAGGAATTTATATGCAGCTAGAATCTGGAAAGATTATTGCGATTCGAACGGCTCTTAAGTTAAATCAACAGAAACGAGAAGAAGAACCTAAAAAGG GTATATCATCAATGGGACAGAGAAATTCTTCTAAGCCGGAGGTTGGATTTCCATTGAGAAATAATTCGGCCATATCTATAATACCGAAGTCGTCTTCAAGTAATCAACCAACTGGTCGTTCGATTACTAAACCCGGAAGTGGTCCTAATTATAGGCCGTTTGCAGACAAAGAAGTTTCGAAACGACCGAAGCCTGTCGCTACCGCGACTGCCAAGCCTTATTTGAGTCAAGTTAATTTGACGAATCAAGTATCTCTCTCGAGGTTACCGAAAGTCAAGCAAGAACCTGTGGATCATTCGACGCTTGGAGAAAATTCAAACTCGTCGGATGGTCAAGTCAGAACGGAACAAAGAGTCGAAGAAGTTCGATTGGAAGATGTTGTTGCGGAAGTAAGTTCAAATACTGAATATAGTCCTTCCAATCATAATAGGGTGTCCAACACCGATATCGATACGTCTCTGCAGAAGTCATCCGAAGAAAATAGTCAAGTATACTCGTCGGAGTCCGTGATGGCACAAGGTGTTCAGACACAGCACGATCAGACGGAAACTGAGTTGACATCGACACTTAACAAACAGTGTTCTCCCTCGATTGAAAAACAGGTTTCGAAAGCAAATGATAGATTAACGAACTATGGCCATGCTTTCCCGAATCAGCAAGACAACAGGGATTCCTCGAACGATGAGATTATAATCGAAGATTCACCACAGGTGCCGCCTCAAATACAGACACAAGTACATTCTCAGATACCTTCGCAAATGCCACCGCAGATAACGCAGCAAGTACCGCCTCAAATTACGCCTCAAGTATCTCAAGTAACATCGCAGGTGCAACCACAGATATCACCTCAAGTACCTCCGCAAGTACCGCCGCAAGTACAACTACAGATACCGCCACAAGTACCTTCGCAAATATCTCCACAGGTACAGCCACAGATACCTCCACAAGGACCGCCCCAG GTGCCGTCACAGGTGTCGCCTCAAGTATCGTCACAGATACCGTCGCAGGTGCCACCACAAGTACCATCACAGGTATCATCGCAAATGTCGTCCCAAGTTGGAACACAAGCAACTTCTTCTACGCCATTAACGCCGTTGTTAACACAACAACCTGCACCGTCAACGATGCAAGCACCACCGACATCTTTGCTGCGAGGTACAGAAGTTCCCAAAGGAATATCAGATTCGACTATTGGTTCTTCTGCTACGTCTGTATGCACTGGAACAAATACAATGACTTCTCCGAAAATGCCAGAATCGAATATACGTGAAACGACACCTATGCAAGGAGAACCTAATGTTCCACAAGGATATCCTTATGCACAATATCCCCGGTACTACGACTACAGCGATCCGAGATCGCGATCATTATCTTCCCCTTACGGCACTTACTTCCCTGGCGTACCACCTCACACGGCAAATCCTAGATTGCCAATGGACACTGCTAAAACGCAATCGGACTTAGGAAAGCCAATGGAAGATAGAGCGATGATAAATGTACCTCCGACATATTCGCAAGTACCTAATACTACTGCCAAAACAATAGCAAATACGACGGAATCGAAAGGTGCAGAATCAGTGGTAACAACAACGGCcactactactaccactaccACTAATAGGGACGACACCCATATACCTACTGCGTTCAGTCATCCTACGAGTAGCCGGTATCCTGGACCTTATCCGCCAGGGCCATATGACCCATATACACAGCATTATCCTCCAGCACCAGGTTCTTCAGCAGCTTATCCGCCAAGTG GTGCGCCTGGGTATCCGGCATACGGCGGTCCGACTTACAATACAGATTACGCTCGCATGTATTCAGCATTTCATGGTCCACCTCCACCAGCAGACCCATATATACATAGAGGTTACGCGCCTCCTTCTTCACACCCGCCTAATTATTATCCTCCATTCCCACATCCACCGCCACCTTATCCCAATTACTCGTTTTTATCGCCATATCCAAACCCTAATATGTCTAGCGAGCCGCAACCACCTGCTCAGTAG